One genomic region from Amycolatopsis sp. FBCC-B4732 encodes:
- a CDS encoding glutamate--cysteine ligase, with the protein MNEPTGEVLTFGVEEEFFVVDRRGQLSQAGDDVVDAAEATADDQGDLQHELTRSQAEAATGVCRTHAEALRQLRGLRAELSGTARRRGVRLLPAGAPPLSEADLPTITPNARYERMAEHFGATARTSLTCGCHVHVAIPDKETGVQVLNGVRPWLPALLTITANSAIADGYDTGYSSWRYQQWSRWPSAGPPPRFASLDEYESIVDAWLRAGSILDRAMIYWDVRLSEKQPTLEFRIADVAATPEEAVLLAVLARGLVATALDGGVPPAPLPNEVLRAQLWRASREGVTGCCPHPDNGDLAPAKSVLDDLVARTAPALEAAGDLDFARDGIARLVAEGGGADRQRRRFADRERGEDVVDLLTEGGR; encoded by the coding sequence GTGAACGAACCGACCGGCGAGGTGCTGACGTTCGGCGTCGAAGAGGAGTTCTTCGTCGTCGATCGCCGCGGTCAGCTGTCCCAGGCCGGCGACGACGTCGTCGACGCCGCCGAAGCGACCGCCGACGACCAAGGCGACCTGCAGCACGAATTGACGCGGTCGCAGGCCGAGGCCGCGACCGGCGTCTGCCGCACTCACGCCGAAGCTTTGCGCCAGCTGCGCGGCCTGCGCGCCGAACTCTCCGGCACCGCACGACGGCGCGGCGTCCGGCTGCTGCCCGCCGGAGCGCCCCCACTGTCCGAAGCGGACTTGCCGACCATCACGCCGAACGCGCGCTACGAGCGGATGGCCGAGCACTTCGGTGCCACCGCACGGACTTCGCTCACGTGCGGCTGCCACGTGCACGTCGCCATCCCGGACAAGGAGACCGGCGTCCAGGTGCTGAACGGCGTGCGCCCGTGGCTGCCGGCGCTGCTCACCATCACCGCGAACTCGGCGATCGCCGACGGCTACGACACCGGCTACAGCAGCTGGCGCTACCAGCAGTGGAGCCGCTGGCCCTCGGCCGGGCCGCCACCGCGGTTCGCCTCGCTCGACGAGTACGAAAGCATCGTGGACGCGTGGCTGCGCGCGGGTTCGATCCTCGACCGCGCGATGATCTACTGGGACGTCCGGCTGTCGGAAAAGCAGCCGACGCTCGAATTCCGCATCGCCGACGTCGCCGCGACGCCCGAAGAAGCGGTGCTGCTGGCGGTGCTGGCCCGCGGCCTGGTCGCGACCGCGCTGGACGGCGGCGTTCCCCCGGCGCCGTTGCCGAACGAGGTGCTGCGCGCCCAGCTCTGGCGGGCGTCGCGGGAGGGCGTCACCGGCTGCTGCCCGCACCCGGACAACGGAGATCTGGCTCCGGCGAAGAGCGTGCTCGACGACTTGGTGGCGCGAACGGCACCTGCCTTGGAAGCCGCGGGCGACCTCGACTTCGCACGGGACGGCATCGCGCGCCTGGTCGCGGAGGGCGGTGGCGCCGATCGGCAGCGGCGCCGCTTCGCGGACCGGGAACGCGGAGAAGACGTGGTGGACCTGCTGACCGAGGGCGGCCGCTAG
- a CDS encoding hemerythrin domain-containing protein, giving the protein MSTDAIVLLKNDHKTVEKLFKEFEKAGEDAYREKRRIADSIIEELTVHAYIEEEIFYPAAREAVPETKDHVLESVEEHHVVVWMLSELRGMDPKDETFDAKVTVLTENVRHHVEEEEDEWFPQVRSAMGRKRLQELGQRMIDARSAAPKNPLELKSAKA; this is encoded by the coding sequence ATGTCGACCGACGCGATCGTGCTGCTCAAGAACGACCACAAGACCGTGGAGAAGCTGTTCAAGGAGTTCGAAAAAGCGGGGGAGGACGCGTACCGCGAGAAGCGCCGCATCGCCGACTCGATCATCGAGGAGCTGACGGTCCACGCGTACATCGAGGAGGAGATCTTCTACCCGGCCGCGCGCGAAGCCGTGCCGGAGACGAAGGATCACGTCCTGGAAAGCGTGGAGGAGCACCACGTCGTGGTGTGGATGCTGTCGGAGCTGCGCGGCATGGACCCGAAGGACGAGACGTTCGACGCGAAGGTCACGGTGCTGACCGAAAACGTCCGCCACCACGTCGAAGAGGAAGAGGACGAGTGGTTCCCGCAGGTCCGCTCGGCCATGGGGCGCAAGCGGTTGCAGGAACTGGGGCAGCGGATGATCGACGCCCGGTCCGCCGCGCCCAAGAACCCGTTGGAGCTGAAGAGCGCGAAGGCCTAA
- a CDS encoding helix-turn-helix transcriptional regulator yields the protein MARAATTTDTFNAVAEPRRRQILDVLRGGERSVGDLVDLLGLAQPQVSKHLRVLREVGAVDVRGDGRQRLYRLNGPALKPIHDWVRQYERTWSERFDLIDDVLEELKEQEH from the coding sequence GTGGCCCGAGCAGCGACGACGACCGACACCTTCAACGCGGTCGCCGAACCCCGGCGGCGGCAGATCCTCGACGTCCTGCGGGGCGGTGAGCGGTCGGTCGGCGACCTCGTGGACCTGCTGGGCCTGGCCCAGCCGCAGGTGTCGAAGCACCTCCGGGTGCTGCGGGAGGTGGGCGCGGTGGACGTGCGCGGCGACGGCCGCCAGCGGCTCTACCGGCTCAACGGGCCCGCGCTCAAGCCGATCCACGACTGGGTCCGGCAGTACGAGCGAACCTGGTCCGAGCGGTTCGACCTGATCGACGACGTCCTCGAAGAACTCAAGGAACAGGAGCACTGA
- a CDS encoding SRPBCC family protein, whose translation MEITLPADDQILITREFDAPKHLVYRVWTTPELVRRWWSGQRGTTAEVELDLRPGGRWRYVLKTDEGTEVGFHGEYREIVPDERLVYTEVFEQPGVPLDAVDGPLNTVTFTALEGDRTLLSLLTVTGSKELRDLIHQSGMEVGVREQFVLIQELADSLR comes from the coding sequence GTGGAGATCACCCTCCCGGCCGACGACCAGATCCTCATCACGCGCGAGTTCGACGCGCCCAAGCACCTCGTCTACCGCGTGTGGACCACGCCCGAGCTGGTGCGGCGGTGGTGGAGCGGGCAGCGGGGGACCACCGCCGAAGTCGAGCTGGACCTGCGCCCCGGCGGCCGCTGGCGGTACGTCCTGAAGACCGACGAGGGCACTGAAGTCGGCTTCCACGGCGAATACCGCGAGATCGTGCCCGACGAGCGGCTCGTCTACACCGAGGTGTTCGAGCAGCCGGGCGTGCCCCTCGACGCGGTGGACGGGCCGCTCAACACCGTCACCTTCACCGCGCTCGAGGGCGACCGCACGCTGCTGAGCCTGCTGACCGTGACCGGCAGCAAGGAACTGCGGGACTTGATCCACCAGTCGGGCATGGAGGTCGGCGTCCGGGAGCAGTTCGTGCTCATCCAGGAGCTGGCGGACTCCCTGCGTTAG
- a CDS encoding M20 family metallopeptidase has translation MEWHEELHERADERVEGLGERLWAVATALHEHPELSYEEHAAAERLTRELADDGFAVETGTAGLPTAFTARAGSGRPCVALLLEYDALPGLGHACGHNLIAAAGLGAALAAKDVLADSPGSLLVVGCPAEERGGGKVALAEAGVFDDVDAALMVHPGVHSWSWAPLTAQVELKVTFHGRAAHPTGDPEAGVDALAALIQAFGAMSALRQRLPAGSHIQGIITHGGEATNIVPDRAEGRFGLRALTTDALDRLVDDVTAGAQGAALATGAKVDVERAGRGYAHFRDNPVLSERFTEHLAACGIHATPPAPGVYLGSSDVGNVSVRVPAIHPFVAITAEENSDHTAEFAAAAASPRGRAAMLASAAALARTAIDLRTHPALVSRAWDCFRDLARNGR, from the coding sequence ATGGAGTGGCACGAGGAGCTGCACGAGCGGGCGGACGAGCGGGTCGAGGGGCTGGGGGAACGGCTGTGGGCGGTCGCCACCGCGCTGCACGAGCACCCCGAACTGTCCTATGAGGAGCACGCCGCCGCCGAACGCCTGACGCGGGAGCTGGCCGACGACGGCTTCGCGGTGGAGACGGGGACCGCGGGGCTGCCGACGGCGTTCACCGCGCGGGCCGGCAGCGGGCGGCCGTGCGTCGCGCTGCTGCTCGAGTACGACGCGCTGCCCGGCCTGGGGCACGCCTGCGGGCACAACCTCATCGCCGCGGCCGGGCTCGGCGCCGCGCTGGCGGCGAAGGACGTCCTCGCGGACAGCCCGGGTTCGCTGCTCGTGGTGGGCTGCCCCGCCGAAGAACGCGGCGGTGGCAAGGTCGCGCTGGCCGAAGCCGGTGTCTTCGACGACGTCGACGCGGCGCTGATGGTCCACCCCGGCGTCCACTCGTGGTCGTGGGCCCCGCTGACCGCGCAGGTGGAGCTGAAGGTGACCTTCCACGGCCGCGCCGCGCACCCGACCGGCGACCCGGAGGCGGGCGTCGATGCCCTGGCCGCGCTGATCCAGGCGTTCGGCGCGATGTCCGCGTTGCGCCAGCGCCTGCCCGCGGGCTCGCACATCCAGGGCATCATCACGCACGGCGGCGAGGCGACGAACATCGTCCCGGACCGGGCCGAGGGGCGCTTCGGCCTCCGCGCGCTGACGACCGACGCGCTGGACCGCCTGGTCGACGACGTGACGGCGGGTGCGCAGGGCGCGGCGCTGGCGACGGGCGCGAAGGTGGACGTCGAACGCGCCGGCCGCGGCTACGCGCACTTCCGCGACAACCCGGTGCTGTCGGAGCGGTTCACCGAGCACCTGGCGGCGTGCGGGATCCACGCGACCCCGCCGGCCCCTGGCGTGTACCTGGGCTCGTCGGACGTCGGCAACGTGAGCGTGCGCGTCCCGGCGATCCACCCGTTCGTCGCGATCACGGCGGAGGAGAACTCGGACCACACCGCGGAGTTCGCGGCCGCGGCGGCGAGTCCCCGCGGCCGGGCGGCGATGCTCGCCTCGGCGGCGGCGCTGGCCCGCACGGCGATCGACCTGCGTACCCACCCGGCCTTGGTCAGCCGGGCGTGGGACTGCTTCCGGGACCTGGCGCGCAACGGACGCTGA
- a CDS encoding YafY family protein → MLQTSARLLRLLSLLETRRDWTGADLAERLGVTARTVRTDVGKLRELGYPVEAAPGVQGGYRLGAGAQLPPLLLDDDEAVAVAVGLRTATGVAGIAETSVRALAKLEQVLPSRLRHRVQALQAATVSVPGVGPAVDADVLTAISAAIRASERLRFDYTSHLREPSRRDVEPHRLVSWGRRWYLVAWDTTRDDWRTFRVDRMTPKVPNGPRFTPREPPEGDVARFVRHSVGAATWRFHARVRLHAPAGHVRARLPIAVDVTPEGPDRCVAEVGSDNAQMLGLYLGLLEVDFEVLDTPELAAELAKTGERFLRAANAGSPPAPG, encoded by the coding sequence ATGTTGCAGACCTCCGCCCGCCTGCTCCGGCTGCTTTCGCTGCTCGAAACGCGGCGCGACTGGACCGGCGCGGATCTCGCCGAGCGGCTCGGCGTCACCGCGCGCACCGTCCGCACCGACGTCGGCAAGCTGCGCGAACTCGGCTACCCGGTCGAGGCCGCTCCCGGCGTCCAGGGCGGGTACCGGCTCGGCGCCGGCGCGCAACTGCCGCCGCTGCTGCTGGACGACGACGAAGCGGTCGCCGTCGCGGTCGGCCTCCGCACCGCGACCGGTGTGGCCGGCATCGCCGAGACGTCAGTGCGCGCCCTCGCCAAGCTGGAGCAGGTCCTGCCCTCCCGGCTGCGGCACCGCGTCCAGGCCTTGCAGGCGGCGACGGTCTCGGTGCCCGGCGTGGGCCCGGCCGTCGACGCCGACGTGCTGACCGCGATCTCGGCGGCCATCCGGGCGAGCGAGCGGCTGCGCTTCGACTACACGAGCCACCTGCGCGAGCCGAGCCGCCGCGACGTCGAGCCGCACCGGCTGGTCAGCTGGGGACGGCGCTGGTACCTGGTCGCCTGGGACACCACCCGCGACGACTGGCGCACGTTCCGCGTCGACCGCATGACGCCGAAGGTGCCGAACGGGCCGCGCTTCACCCCGCGCGAGCCGCCCGAGGGCGACGTGGCGCGGTTCGTCCGGCACAGCGTGGGCGCGGCGACGTGGCGCTTCCACGCCCGGGTCCGGCTGCACGCGCCGGCCGGCCACGTGCGCGCCCGGCTGCCGATCGCGGTCGACGTGACGCCGGAGGGCCCGGACCGCTGCGTCGCCGAGGTCGGCTCCGACAACGCGCAGATGCTCGGGCTGTACCTGGGCCTGCTCGAAGTGGACTTCGAGGTGCTGGACACCCCGGAGCTCGCCGCGGAACTGGCGAAGACGGGCGAGCGGTTCCTGCGTGCCGCTAACGCAGGGAGTCCGCCAGCTCCTGGATGA
- a CDS encoding epoxide hydrolase family protein: MTNEIRPFRIEIPQAELAGLHRRLTDARFADPVPGDEPDWSRGIPTAVVRELAEYWRDGFDWRAQEAALNAFPQFTTEIDGQTIHFLHVRSPRADAVPLLLTHGYPSSVAEFLDVVGPLAEAGPDAFHVVVPSLPGFGFSTPLSGPGWELARTTDAFAELMTRLGYDRFAAQGGDIGAGVTGRLASLYPERVIGTHVNSDRGTIALAGEQLPVPENLSAAEQSELDTAREAWKAGRGYLDLQSHKPETIAAALTDSPVGQLAWIAEKFQAWTGDGVDRDRLLTNVSLYWFTRSGATAARFLYEAAHSGHGWLTPSAVPAGWAVFDASPVVRRIMDPEEKIAHWSEFATGGHFAALEEPELLVADIRAFFRGLR, encoded by the coding sequence ATGACGAACGAAATCCGCCCCTTCCGCATCGAGATCCCGCAGGCCGAGCTGGCCGGCCTGCACCGGCGCCTCACCGACGCGCGGTTCGCCGACCCGGTGCCCGGCGACGAGCCGGACTGGTCCCGCGGCATCCCCACCGCGGTCGTCCGGGAGCTGGCCGAGTACTGGCGGGACGGCTTCGACTGGCGCGCGCAGGAGGCGGCGCTGAACGCGTTCCCGCAGTTCACGACCGAGATCGACGGGCAGACCATCCACTTCCTGCACGTCCGGTCGCCGCGCGCCGACGCCGTCCCGCTGCTGCTCACCCACGGCTACCCCAGCTCGGTCGCCGAGTTCCTCGACGTCGTCGGCCCGCTGGCCGAGGCGGGCCCGGACGCCTTCCACGTCGTCGTCCCGTCGTTGCCCGGGTTCGGGTTTTCGACGCCGCTGAGCGGACCCGGCTGGGAGCTGGCCCGCACGACGGACGCGTTCGCGGAACTGATGACGCGGCTCGGCTACGACCGCTTCGCCGCGCAGGGCGGCGACATCGGCGCGGGCGTCACCGGGCGGCTCGCCTCGCTGTACCCGGAGCGCGTCATCGGCACCCACGTCAACAGCGACCGCGGGACGATCGCGCTGGCGGGGGAGCAGCTTCCGGTGCCGGAAAACCTGTCCGCGGCCGAACAGTCCGAATTGGACACCGCCCGCGAGGCGTGGAAAGCCGGCCGCGGTTACCTGGACCTGCAGTCGCACAAACCGGAGACGATCGCCGCCGCGCTCACCGATTCCCCGGTCGGGCAGCTGGCCTGGATCGCGGAGAAGTTCCAGGCGTGGACCGGCGACGGCGTCGACCGCGACCGGCTCCTGACGAACGTGAGCCTCTACTGGTTCACCCGCAGCGGCGCGACCGCGGCCCGGTTCCTCTACGAGGCCGCGCATTCCGGGCACGGCTGGCTGACGCCGTCGGCCGTCCCGGCGGGCTGGGCGGTGTTCGACGCCTCGCCGGTGGTCCGGCGGATCATGGACCCGGAGGAGAAGATCGCGCACTGGTCGGAGTTCGCCACGGGTGGCCACTTCGCCGCGCTGGAGGAGCCGGAGCTGCTGGTGGCCGACATCCGCGCGTTCTTCCGCGGCCTGCGGTGA